Proteins encoded together in one Planctomyces sp. SH-PL14 window:
- a CDS encoding SMP-30/gluconolactonase/LRE family protein gives MNAATAQDTLNFPILGEVIRHDGAVDKLLPKDAKIEVLGSGFEWAEGPVWVPGKGNEPGFLLFSDIPRNSIMKWVEGKGVSLYLKPAGYTGVVEYGGEPGSNGLILDPKGQVVCCEHGDRRLSVITTGGGKRTLVDNYEGKRLNSPNDATFHSGGDIYFTDPPYGLPKQYDDPRRELDFCGVYRVAKDGKVTLLTKEMTRPNGIGFSPDEKTLYVAQSDPAAAVVKAFAVKADGTLGEGKVLYDFTADFKKGWPGLPDGLAVDAQGNIWATAPGGVSILTPEGKLLGRLSTGERTANCKFGGPDGSTLFMTADMYICRIKTSTKAAR, from the coding sequence ATGAACGCAGCAACAGCGCAGGACACGCTGAACTTCCCGATCCTGGGCGAAGTCATCCGGCACGACGGCGCCGTCGACAAGCTCCTCCCCAAGGACGCCAAGATCGAAGTCCTCGGCTCCGGCTTCGAATGGGCCGAAGGACCGGTCTGGGTGCCGGGCAAAGGGAACGAACCCGGCTTCCTCCTCTTCTCCGACATCCCCCGCAACTCGATCATGAAATGGGTCGAGGGCAAAGGGGTCAGCCTCTACCTCAAGCCCGCGGGCTACACCGGCGTCGTCGAGTACGGCGGCGAGCCGGGCTCCAACGGCCTCATCCTCGATCCCAAGGGACAGGTCGTCTGCTGCGAACATGGCGACCGCCGGCTCTCGGTCATCACGACCGGCGGCGGAAAGCGGACCCTCGTCGACAACTACGAAGGGAAGCGGCTCAACAGCCCTAACGACGCCACGTTCCATTCGGGCGGCGACATCTATTTCACCGACCCGCCGTACGGCCTTCCCAAGCAGTATGATGATCCGCGCCGGGAGCTCGATTTCTGTGGCGTGTACCGTGTGGCCAAGGATGGCAAGGTCACGCTGCTAACGAAGGAAATGACGCGGCCTAACGGCATCGGGTTCTCGCCCGACGAGAAGACCCTGTACGTCGCTCAGTCGGATCCCGCCGCGGCGGTCGTGAAGGCCTTTGCGGTCAAGGCAGACGGCACGCTCGGTGAGGGGAAGGTTCTGTACGACTTCACCGCCGATTTCAAGAAGGGGTGGCCCGGGTTGCCGGACGGTCTCGCGGTCGATGCTCAGGGGAACATCTGGGCGACCGCTCCGGGTGGCGTTTCGATTCTGACCCCTGAGGGGAAGCTGCTTGGCCGGCTGAGCACGGGGGAGCGGACGGCGAACTGCAAGTTCGGCGGACCGGACGGCAGCACGTTGTTCATGACGGCGGACATGTACATCTGCCGGATCAAGACGTCGACGAAGGCAGCGCGGTAA
- a CDS encoding PVC-type heme-binding CxxCH protein, with translation MSWSLRVAGMLLATVLLLVRTTSAEEVVLNGHRFSIPDGFSIEQVTTTDLVERPITADFDEQGHLYVADSSGSNEPVQQQLKDPTHRIIRLSDSDGDGRYDRKTLFADRVMFPEGTMWFDGSLYVSAPPSIWKFTDRDGDGVAEERTEWFQGKTLTGCANDLHGPYLGPDGWIYWCKGAFAEQTYDRPGKPPLVTKASHILRCRPDGSKIESVMTGGMDNPVDVAFLPTGERFLTTTFFQMPAGGFRDGLIHAVYGGLFGKVHGVLDGHPRTYPDVLPVFDHLGPAAPCGLHRLESAAWDEPYRNNLFAACFNLKKVTRHKVVEAGGSFRSETSDFVVSDNIDFHPTDVLEDADGSLLIVDTGGWYKLCCPTSQLSKPDVLGAIYRVRPKGLAVPADPRGLQLDWNAPSPVELAKRLTDSRSAVRLRARQAFRTTGDAGTAALASLASQSSAAAGEAVWAASWIEQPSARAFVRGHLHHADPSVQRIALHVAGAWKDTEARADIAGLLKSPSPAVRRAAAETLAQCGDGNSTEPLLTSLASVVAEDWGTVHAHTLALMECGDLPQMLAALPTAAPTVQQSLLMAIEQRAPEQLPVDVVVTLLSAGDTSLRDAARWVVARHAEWGPQLVARYSAQLRHRDLSDADAANLVRDMAALCPSTSIQKLLADLLIDTTVESKTHDLVLRIMVAAGLKPAPTPWIDAVVTALGRGPDRIGPSLEAVRSLTIPKDQIGRVAGALRTVAANSAATPPLRLEALASIPGGSGPVAADLFELTVSSAAGDDASARSWAVRLLGAAALNPEQKQKAIPLFQEATPLELDRLVGLYGGTTDDALALAVLKGAEAAESFRSLRGDALRATFAKCGPTVVAEIDRLTEKLNADYAVQKARLETTLASLTQAGGDVRRGQLVFTNQKLACTGCHAIGYRGGKIGPDLTRIGQVRTERDLLEAILFPSASFVRSYEPMLIVTVDGLTHSGLVKSETPEEIVLTVKPDQEVRVSRSQIEEIRPGTVSIMPAGLDQQLSQQELADLVAFLKACR, from the coding sequence ATGTCGTGGTCTCTTCGCGTGGCGGGAATGCTTCTCGCCACTGTTCTTCTGCTTGTCCGGACGACCTCAGCCGAAGAGGTCGTGCTCAACGGCCACCGGTTCTCGATCCCGGACGGGTTTTCGATCGAACAGGTCACGACGACCGACCTCGTCGAGCGGCCGATCACGGCGGACTTCGACGAACAGGGACACCTCTACGTCGCCGATTCGTCGGGTTCGAACGAGCCGGTCCAGCAGCAGTTGAAAGACCCGACGCACCGCATCATCCGGCTGAGCGATTCCGACGGTGACGGCCGGTACGACCGGAAGACGCTCTTTGCCGACCGGGTGATGTTTCCCGAAGGGACGATGTGGTTCGACGGCTCGCTCTATGTCTCCGCGCCGCCGAGCATCTGGAAGTTCACCGACCGTGATGGCGACGGCGTGGCGGAAGAGCGGACCGAGTGGTTCCAGGGGAAGACGCTCACCGGCTGCGCCAACGACCTTCACGGCCCGTATCTGGGGCCCGACGGCTGGATTTACTGGTGCAAAGGGGCATTCGCCGAGCAGACCTACGACCGGCCGGGCAAACCGCCGCTGGTGACCAAGGCCTCGCACATCCTCCGCTGCCGTCCCGATGGTTCGAAGATCGAATCGGTCATGACCGGCGGGATGGACAACCCGGTCGATGTCGCTTTCCTCCCGACCGGCGAGCGGTTTCTGACAACGACGTTCTTCCAGATGCCCGCCGGCGGGTTCCGCGATGGGCTGATCCACGCCGTCTATGGCGGCCTGTTCGGCAAGGTCCACGGGGTCCTCGACGGCCACCCGCGGACGTACCCCGACGTCCTGCCGGTCTTCGACCATCTCGGCCCCGCCGCCCCGTGCGGACTCCACCGGCTGGAGTCCGCAGCTTGGGATGAGCCCTACCGCAACAATCTCTTCGCCGCCTGCTTCAACCTCAAGAAGGTGACGCGTCATAAGGTCGTCGAAGCGGGTGGATCGTTCCGCAGCGAGACGTCCGACTTCGTCGTCTCGGACAACATCGACTTCCATCCGACCGATGTCCTCGAAGACGCCGACGGCAGCCTGCTGATCGTCGACACCGGGGGCTGGTACAAGCTCTGCTGCCCCACGTCGCAGCTCAGCAAGCCGGACGTCCTTGGCGCGATCTATCGCGTCCGTCCGAAGGGACTCGCTGTCCCGGCAGACCCGCGCGGTCTGCAACTCGACTGGAACGCCCCGTCGCCTGTCGAACTGGCGAAACGGCTGACCGACTCGCGATCAGCGGTTCGCCTCCGAGCGCGGCAGGCATTCCGCACCACTGGCGACGCCGGAACCGCCGCGCTCGCTTCTCTCGCGTCGCAGTCGTCCGCCGCAGCCGGCGAAGCGGTCTGGGCCGCTTCGTGGATCGAACAGCCTTCGGCGCGGGCGTTCGTCCGCGGCCACCTCCACCATGCGGACCCATCGGTCCAGCGGATCGCGCTGCACGTGGCCGGGGCCTGGAAAGACACGGAAGCCCGGGCGGACATCGCGGGGCTTCTCAAGAGCCCCTCGCCTGCCGTTCGCCGCGCGGCGGCTGAGACGCTCGCCCAATGCGGCGATGGCAATTCGACCGAGCCGCTGCTGACATCGCTGGCGTCTGTCGTGGCGGAGGACTGGGGAACGGTTCATGCTCACACGCTGGCGTTGATGGAGTGCGGCGATCTCCCGCAGATGCTCGCAGCCCTTCCGACTGCGGCCCCGACTGTCCAACAGTCTCTCCTGATGGCGATCGAGCAACGGGCGCCGGAACAGCTTCCAGTCGACGTGGTCGTCACTCTGTTGTCGGCTGGTGACACGTCTCTTCGTGATGCGGCCCGCTGGGTTGTGGCCCGTCACGCCGAGTGGGGGCCGCAGCTTGTCGCCCGGTATTCTGCCCAGCTTCGCCACCGTGACCTCTCCGACGCCGACGCGGCGAACCTCGTCCGGGACATGGCTGCACTCTGCCCGTCGACCTCGATCCAGAAGCTGCTGGCCGACCTGCTGATCGATACGACGGTCGAGTCCAAGACGCACGATCTCGTCCTGCGAATCATGGTTGCCGCCGGCCTGAAGCCGGCGCCGACTCCGTGGATCGACGCCGTCGTGACCGCCCTCGGTCGCGGCCCGGACCGAATCGGTCCCTCCCTGGAGGCGGTCCGGAGCCTGACGATCCCCAAGGATCAGATCGGCCGTGTCGCCGGAGCCCTCCGTACCGTGGCTGCAAACTCCGCGGCCACCCCGCCCCTCCGGCTCGAAGCGCTGGCCTCGATTCCTGGCGGCAGTGGCCCGGTCGCCGCTGATCTCTTCGAACTTACCGTCTCCTCCGCTGCAGGTGACGACGCCTCCGCCCGGTCGTGGGCCGTTCGGCTCCTGGGCGCGGCGGCTCTGAATCCTGAGCAGAAGCAGAAGGCGATCCCGCTGTTCCAGGAAGCGACGCCTCTGGAACTCGACCGGCTCGTGGGCCTCTACGGGGGAACGACCGACGACGCGCTGGCCCTGGCGGTCCTGAAGGGGGCCGAAGCCGCGGAGTCGTTCCGGTCACTCCGCGGGGATGCCCTGCGGGCGACATTTGCCAAATGCGGTCCGACTGTCGTGGCCGAGATTGACCGCCTGACGGAGAAACTCAACGCCGACTACGCCGTGCAGAAGGCTCGGCTGGAGACGACGCTCGCGTCGCTCACTCAGGCGGGCGGCGATGTCCGCCGCGGCCAGCTCGTGTTCACCAATCAGAAGCTCGCCTGCACCGGGTGTCACGCCATCGGCTATCGCGGCGGGAAGATCGGGCCCGATCTGACGCGGATCGGGCAGGTCCGGACCGAACGCGATCTTCTGGAAGCGATCCTGTTCCCGAGCGCGAGCTTCGTCCGCAGTTATGAGCCGATGCTGATCGTGACCGTCGACGGCCTCACGCACTCAGGCCTCGTGAAGAGCGAGACGCCGGAGGAGATCGTGCTGACGGTGAAGCCCGATCAGGAGGTTCGCGTCTCCCGCTCGCAGATCGAAGAGATCCGGCCGGGGACGGTCTCCATCATGCCGGCGGGGCTCGATCAGCAGCTCTCCCAGCAGGAACTGGCGGACCTAGTGGCGTTCCTTAAGGCGTGTCGCTGA
- a CDS encoding DUF11 domain-containing protein gives MIAAIWKSAALAGVIGVGCGGVYYVQRDLATTSIDPGKFGELDPGIQGEPADALTTADPVGITSVDIPPAKAELGETSPLALPGAATLGSADEPPPQNEVLSGEPASADAEPSDKDLLAVADSAGTVTDAGLDWAGDRKAKAKEIAPAAAVVGEESLAVAPKDELKSAAANAGNPWADLADTPAPKTAPKRAAANSGEVIDLVASSDEAGPVAGAADNKLTALPSGHPGPVLMEVPEKSARPRHVAEDLFLPDIGGQSEPVSAQAAAGQAPAADALAAVPQEIQQVQNELPEIRPARSRSSIPTANNGPATPALSPVPAPELANPFSQRDPAANAAAAALPTIAPSGSTGNLTRTAIAPPSEQFTPAGGPITPAAGVAEPTPAAGRGNPFAGDLFAQPPAATPANAPNPTAAPAAAQPFGAAPMERSEPAPFRSTIPGAGPKAVPVSEPGFSGGAAPFTAPPSAPLNPSAPPIQGNEPQPFGGAPVPTPAATPSAFPGNRGAIPELNSIPGPTPATAPAAAPAPAANPLRNAPPATNNVSDFGGLFPANTPAPGPGPGAAETNPNPNAFSPAGTMPPRREPVIDLVGDGTVATTVASGPQQPEIKIEKIAPAEAVVGEPLIYEIKVRNVGQSTAHRVVVEDRIPLGATCQGTIPQAETADKRLFWKLGDMRPSEERSIKVKLTPTQAGSIGSVATVNFAAEVAATTVVTAPELKVELQAPKQIIVGEQSVFRVRVVNSGQGLAKGVFIRALLPKELQHPGGNDLEYEIGNLSPKQSKDVELHVAATAQGVLTPKVIVSTNNQEQDARTVQVSVIDTRIKVARTGPAKRFVGRPASYTNTVTNQSLDTLRDVQVVENVPRDLEPTGRLSSGQWDPQNRTITWRIPQLAPGEHMELPIDLIPKKPGTFDGTLQVADAGGNKANIATRVDVAGYSNLVVDVVPDGPVAVGEQVSMRLSVRNRGTAPASNVQTVFEVPGHLRFVNAQGPVQHQAAGNVVHFAALDVIPPGGEQEFDIVLAAAEEGNARVKVDLYSDDHKSDPLHEEGEVRVYRDGGR, from the coding sequence CTCGGAGAGACCTCGCCCTTGGCCCTTCCCGGAGCGGCCACGCTCGGAAGCGCCGACGAGCCTCCTCCGCAGAACGAAGTCCTCTCCGGCGAACCGGCTTCGGCCGACGCGGAGCCCTCGGACAAGGACCTCCTGGCGGTGGCTGACTCCGCCGGCACCGTGACCGATGCCGGCCTCGACTGGGCTGGCGATCGGAAGGCGAAGGCAAAGGAAATCGCTCCCGCCGCGGCCGTCGTCGGTGAAGAGTCCCTGGCGGTCGCTCCGAAGGACGAGCTCAAGTCCGCCGCCGCCAATGCCGGAAACCCGTGGGCCGATCTCGCCGACACCCCCGCTCCGAAGACGGCCCCCAAGCGGGCTGCCGCCAACTCGGGCGAGGTCATCGACCTCGTGGCCAGCTCCGACGAAGCCGGCCCCGTCGCCGGTGCGGCGGACAACAAGCTCACCGCTCTCCCGTCCGGCCATCCCGGACCGGTCCTGATGGAAGTCCCGGAGAAGTCGGCCCGGCCCCGCCACGTCGCCGAGGATCTGTTCCTGCCCGACATCGGCGGACAGAGCGAGCCGGTCTCCGCGCAGGCCGCCGCCGGCCAGGCCCCCGCTGCCGACGCCCTGGCAGCCGTCCCGCAGGAAATCCAGCAGGTTCAGAACGAACTCCCGGAGATCCGCCCCGCCCGGAGCCGTTCCTCGATTCCGACGGCGAACAACGGTCCGGCGACGCCGGCCCTCTCTCCGGTTCCTGCTCCGGAGCTCGCCAATCCGTTCTCCCAGCGCGACCCCGCGGCCAACGCGGCGGCCGCCGCCCTGCCGACGATTGCACCGTCGGGATCGACCGGAAACTTGACCCGGACCGCCATCGCTCCGCCATCCGAACAGTTCACCCCCGCAGGCGGGCCGATCACTCCGGCCGCCGGTGTGGCCGAGCCGACTCCGGCTGCCGGCCGAGGAAATCCGTTCGCCGGTGACCTCTTCGCTCAGCCCCCCGCCGCGACGCCGGCCAATGCTCCGAACCCGACCGCGGCCCCCGCGGCAGCACAGCCCTTCGGCGCGGCCCCGATGGAGCGGAGCGAGCCGGCTCCCTTCCGGTCCACCATTCCGGGAGCAGGCCCCAAAGCCGTGCCGGTCTCGGAGCCGGGCTTCAGCGGCGGAGCGGCTCCGTTCACCGCGCCGCCATCGGCTCCTCTGAACCCGTCCGCACCTCCGATCCAGGGGAACGAGCCGCAGCCCTTCGGCGGCGCTCCGGTGCCAACTCCCGCTGCCACCCCCTCGGCCTTTCCCGGAAACCGTGGCGCGATCCCCGAGCTGAACTCCATTCCCGGACCGACCCCGGCGACCGCCCCCGCGGCCGCGCCGGCTCCCGCGGCGAATCCTCTGCGGAACGCCCCGCCGGCGACGAACAACGTTTCGGACTTCGGCGGTCTCTTTCCGGCCAACACGCCGGCCCCCGGACCTGGTCCCGGCGCCGCCGAGACGAACCCGAATCCCAACGCGTTCTCACCTGCCGGGACGATGCCTCCCCGCCGCGAGCCGGTCATCGATCTCGTCGGTGACGGCACGGTCGCGACCACCGTCGCCTCCGGACCGCAGCAGCCGGAGATCAAGATCGAGAAGATCGCTCCCGCCGAGGCGGTCGTCGGTGAACCGCTGATTTACGAGATCAAGGTCCGAAACGTCGGCCAGAGCACGGCCCATCGCGTCGTTGTCGAAGACCGCATTCCGCTCGGAGCGACCTGCCAGGGGACGATCCCGCAGGCCGAGACCGCCGACAAGCGGCTCTTCTGGAAGCTCGGCGACATGCGTCCGAGCGAAGAACGGAGCATCAAGGTCAAGCTGACGCCGACGCAGGCGGGCTCGATCGGCAGCGTCGCCACGGTCAACTTCGCGGCGGAAGTCGCCGCCACGACGGTCGTGACCGCTCCGGAGCTCAAGGTCGAACTTCAGGCTCCGAAGCAGATCATCGTGGGTGAGCAGTCGGTGTTCCGCGTCCGCGTGGTCAACTCCGGACAGGGACTCGCCAAGGGAGTCTTCATCCGGGCCCTGCTGCCGAAGGAACTCCAGCATCCGGGCGGGAACGATCTCGAGTACGAGATCGGGAATCTGAGCCCGAAGCAGTCGAAGGACGTCGAGCTGCATGTCGCCGCGACCGCCCAGGGGGTCCTGACTCCCAAGGTGATCGTCTCGACGAACAATCAGGAGCAGGACGCCCGGACCGTCCAGGTCAGCGTGATCGACACGCGGATCAAGGTGGCCCGCACTGGTCCGGCGAAGCGGTTTGTCGGCCGCCCCGCCAGCTACACGAACACCGTCACGAACCAGTCGCTCGACACGCTGCGGGACGTGCAGGTCGTCGAGAATGTGCCTCGCGATCTCGAGCCGACCGGCCGGCTCTCCAGCGGTCAGTGGGACCCGCAGAACCGCACGATCACCTGGCGGATTCCGCAGCTCGCTCCGGGCGAGCACATGGAGCTGCCGATCGACCTGATCCCCAAGAAGCCCGGCACGTTCGACGGCACCCTGCAGGTGGCTGACGCCGGTGGCAACAAGGCGAACATCGCCACGCGGGTCGATGTCGCCGGGTACAGCAATCTCGTGGTCGACGTGGTTCCGGACGGCCCGGTCGCGGTCGGCGAGCAGGTCTCGATGCGGCTCAGTGTCCGCAACCGCGGGACCGCTCCGGCTTCCAACGTTCAGACCGTGTTTGAAGTTCCCGGCCACCTGCGGTTTGTCAACGCCCAGGGGCCGGTCCAGCACCAGGCGGCGGGGAACGTGGTCCACTTCGCGGCCCTCGACGTGATTCCCCCTGGCGGCGAGCAGGAGTTCGACATCGTCCTCGCGGCGGCTGAAGAAGGGAACGCCCGCGTGAAGGTCGATCTCTACAGCGACGATCACAAGAGCGATCCGCTGCATGAAGAAGGGGAAGTCCGGGTCTACCGCGATGGTGGCCGCTGA